One genomic region from Candidatus Hydrogenedentota bacterium encodes:
- the recF gene encoding DNA replication/repair protein RecF: protein MRELKTEGFRCLNLAQFAPGNGVNVIWGDNAQGKTSLLEAILYAATSKSHRTNQESDMVQHGQHGFRIHAAAQRIDRPVTVDATWWHGQKRFKVNGVAQNKVSGILGKMPVVFFSPEDVELVRGTAAVRRKFLDMEISQIEPAYLRALQQYRQVLKQRNELLKHTALEPDLLDAWDEQLVRYGRVIARSRRAFVDELRAAAAPAYQTIAESEDLAIAFAPDIPPDKDHLAALRETRERDRRYGLTHRGPHRDDFDLVISGKAARQFASQGQQRTAALALKLAELRLVRQRIAEYPILMLDDVLSELDPKRSRRLFQTIPEEVQCLLTATHLSPDAVPAGVTCSFYRITKGQLAQA from the coding sequence TTGCGCGAGTTGAAGACGGAAGGGTTCCGGTGCCTGAATCTGGCGCAATTCGCGCCGGGAAACGGCGTAAACGTCATATGGGGCGACAATGCCCAAGGCAAGACCTCCCTCCTGGAGGCTATCCTTTACGCGGCCACCTCGAAAAGCCACCGCACGAACCAGGAATCCGACATGGTGCAGCATGGCCAGCATGGCTTTCGTATCCACGCCGCCGCGCAACGCATCGACCGGCCTGTAACCGTCGACGCCACTTGGTGGCACGGGCAGAAGCGCTTCAAGGTCAACGGCGTGGCGCAAAACAAAGTGAGCGGAATCCTGGGTAAAATGCCCGTGGTCTTCTTTTCCCCCGAGGACGTGGAATTGGTCCGTGGAACGGCCGCCGTCCGCAGAAAATTCCTGGACATGGAGATTTCGCAGATCGAACCCGCCTACCTTCGGGCGCTTCAACAGTACCGGCAGGTCCTCAAACAGCGCAACGAACTCCTCAAGCACACGGCTCTCGAGCCTGACCTCTTGGACGCGTGGGACGAGCAGCTCGTGCGGTACGGCCGCGTAATCGCCCGCAGCAGACGGGCTTTTGTTGACGAGTTGCGCGCGGCCGCCGCACCCGCATACCAGACCATCGCGGAAAGCGAGGACTTGGCTATCGCCTTCGCTCCTGACATTCCGCCCGACAAAGATCACCTCGCGGCGCTCCGCGAAACCCGGGAACGCGACCGGCGGTACGGCCTCACGCATCGGGGACCCCATCGAGACGATTTCGACCTTGTCATCTCGGGCAAGGCCGCGCGCCAGTTCGCGTCCCAGGGGCAGCAGCGCACTGCGGCACTGGCCCTCAAACTCGCCGAGTTGCGGCTGGTACGCCAGCGCATCGCAGAGTATCCTATACTCATGCTGGACGATGTCCTCTCCGAGTTGGACCCGAAGCGTTCGAGGCGCCTTTTTCAGACAATTCCGGAGGAAGTGCAGTGCCTGTTGACTGCAACGCACCTGAGCCCGGATGCGGTACCCGCCGGGGTCACGTGCTCTTTCTACCGGATCACGAAAGGGCAGTTGGCTCAGGCCTAG
- a CDS encoding DUF721 domain-containing protein, translated as MKRKKEPTSIQEVLAQLRQETELGRQLEQAQIWSRWPEIAGTRLMEHGRPHAVRDKVLYIEADSPVWMHRFAYRKWDLIRRINGFAGHELVSDIFLVLSEDAKDATSQDGV; from the coding sequence TTGAAACGCAAAAAAGAGCCCACGAGCATACAGGAAGTGCTGGCGCAGTTGCGCCAGGAGACTGAACTGGGCCGCCAACTCGAGCAGGCCCAGATCTGGTCGCGCTGGCCCGAGATTGCGGGAACCCGGCTCATGGAGCACGGGAGGCCCCACGCAGTGCGCGACAAGGTGCTCTATATCGAAGCCGACAGCCCGGTATGGATGCATCGGTTTGCCTATCGGAAGTGGGACCTCATACGCCGGATAAACGGGTTCGCGGGCCACGAATTGGTCTCCGACATCTTTCTGGTCCTTTCGGAGGACGCCAAAGATGCCACGTCACAAGATGGCGTATAG
- the gyrB gene encoding DNA topoisomerase (ATP-hydrolyzing) subunit B, protein MTKDSYGAESIQVLEGLQAVRRRPAMYVGDTNTRGLHHLVYEVVDNSIDEALNGNCTKISVTVHIDNSVSVVDDGRGIPVANHPKYRNKSALEVVMTMLHAGGKFDNSNYKVAGGLHGVGVSCVNALSEWCEVEVRREGYVHFMTFKRGEPQGKLERTKRAKGTGTRVTFRPDPEIFEVSEFSSETLLARLRELAFLNKGLRIAFEDERVDDEPVVMQYKGGIIEYVEYLNRNREALHRKPVYFEAQKDRVQCEIALQYTTSYSETVSSFANNINTHEGGTHLSGFKAALTKALNDYARKNNQFKKAEMSISGDDSREGLTAIVSVRVPNPQFEGQTKMKLGNSEVQGIVNSIVYEGLQTYFEENPTVANRIISKTVEAARAREAARKARDLTRRKSAFDSGALPGKLADCSEKDPALCELFIVEGDSAGGSAKQGRDRRYQAILPLRGKILNVEKARVDRMLNNAEIRALITALGVGFGKDDFKIENLRYHKVIIMTDADVDGAHIRTLLLTFFYRQMPGLIKRGHLYIAQPPLFQVKRGKKVQYLNTEEQMERFLLENVLEDVSVTASNGSPRSNKVTLKTLEKALQAAIERDRMFSRLERVYGVERDAAEKALKLPREKWMDPASLSQKDVRDLFADAEIIDTGQVQGTLIENGNGGDKERIKREKGQVDLAFLRSHEFSVLLSEADALSAIGSPPFRVEPAKEGQPFETDSLLQLRAHLLELAQKGLSIQRYKGLGEMNPEQLMETTMNPDSRTVLRVEAEDDTAADDMFVTLMGDMVEPRKAFIEKHAAEVRNVDT, encoded by the coding sequence ATGACGAAAGATAGTTATGGCGCTGAATCCATTCAGGTGTTGGAAGGTCTGCAGGCGGTACGAAGACGACCCGCGATGTACGTCGGCGACACCAATACGCGGGGACTTCATCATCTGGTCTACGAGGTGGTCGATAACAGCATAGACGAGGCCCTCAACGGCAATTGTACCAAGATTAGTGTCACCGTTCACATCGACAATAGCGTAAGCGTTGTAGACGATGGGCGCGGTATTCCCGTAGCCAATCATCCCAAGTATCGAAACAAGTCCGCCCTCGAAGTTGTGATGACGATGCTGCACGCGGGCGGCAAGTTCGACAATTCCAATTATAAGGTGGCTGGCGGGCTTCACGGAGTGGGCGTATCGTGCGTAAACGCCCTTTCGGAATGGTGCGAAGTCGAAGTCAGGCGCGAAGGTTATGTCCATTTCATGACCTTCAAACGGGGAGAGCCGCAGGGAAAACTCGAGCGAACCAAACGAGCCAAGGGCACGGGCACGCGCGTCACGTTCCGTCCCGACCCCGAAATCTTCGAGGTCTCCGAATTCAGTTCAGAGACTCTCTTGGCGCGCCTTCGCGAATTGGCGTTCTTGAACAAGGGCCTCAGAATCGCATTCGAAGATGAACGCGTCGACGATGAGCCGGTTGTGATGCAGTATAAGGGCGGCATCATCGAGTATGTCGAATACCTGAACCGTAACCGGGAAGCCCTGCACCGGAAACCCGTCTATTTCGAGGCGCAGAAGGACCGCGTCCAGTGCGAGATCGCCCTGCAATACACGACGTCGTACTCCGAGACGGTGTCGAGTTTTGCGAACAACATCAATACCCACGAAGGCGGCACCCATCTAAGCGGTTTCAAAGCTGCCTTGACCAAGGCCCTCAACGACTATGCCCGGAAGAACAATCAATTCAAAAAGGCTGAGATGAGCATTTCGGGCGATGACTCGCGCGAAGGTCTGACGGCCATCGTGTCCGTCCGCGTGCCCAATCCGCAGTTTGAAGGCCAGACCAAAATGAAACTGGGCAACAGCGAGGTCCAGGGCATCGTGAATTCCATCGTGTACGAGGGGCTGCAAACGTATTTCGAAGAAAACCCAACCGTTGCCAACCGCATTATTTCCAAAACGGTCGAGGCCGCGAGAGCCCGCGAAGCTGCCCGTAAAGCGCGCGATTTGACCCGTCGAAAGAGCGCGTTCGACAGTGGCGCCCTGCCCGGCAAACTTGCCGATTGTTCGGAAAAAGATCCGGCGTTGTGCGAATTGTTCATCGTCGAGGGCGACAGCGCCGGCGGGTCTGCAAAACAGGGGCGCGACCGGCGGTACCAGGCCATACTCCCGCTCCGGGGCAAGATCCTGAACGTCGAAAAGGCCCGCGTCGACAGAATGTTGAACAACGCTGAGATTCGCGCGCTGATTACTGCTTTGGGCGTCGGTTTCGGCAAGGACGACTTCAAGATCGAGAACCTGCGTTACCACAAAGTCATTATCATGACAGACGCGGATGTGGACGGAGCACACATACGCACGTTGCTGCTGACCTTCTTTTACAGGCAGATGCCCGGTTTGATCAAGCGCGGCCACCTCTACATTGCACAGCCGCCGCTGTTCCAGGTCAAACGAGGGAAAAAGGTCCAGTACCTCAATACCGAGGAGCAGATGGAGCGGTTCCTCCTCGAGAACGTCTTGGAAGATGTGAGTGTGACTGCGTCCAACGGCAGCCCGCGCTCAAACAAGGTCACGCTGAAGACGTTGGAAAAAGCTCTCCAGGCAGCCATCGAGCGCGACAGGATGTTTTCCCGGCTGGAGCGCGTGTACGGCGTTGAACGCGACGCCGCCGAAAAGGCACTGAAGCTGCCGCGTGAAAAATGGATGGACCCGGCGAGCCTTTCCCAGAAGGACGTGCGAGACTTGTTTGCGGACGCCGAGATTATCGACACCGGCCAGGTCCAGGGAACACTTATCGAGAACGGCAACGGGGGCGACAAAGAGCGCATCAAACGCGAGAAGGGGCAAGTGGACCTGGCGTTTCTGCGCAGTCACGAATTCTCGGTTCTATTGTCTGAGGCGGACGCCTTGTCCGCGATCGGCAGTCCGCCGTTTCGTGTCGAGCCCGCAAAGGAGGGGCAGCCCTTCGAAACCGATAGCCTTCTTCAATTGCGCGCGCATCTCCTTGAATTGGCTCAGAAAGGGCTTTCCATTCAGCGCTACAAGGGTCTCGGCGAGATGAACCCCGAGCAGCTTATGGAAACAACCATGAATCCGGACAGCCGCACCGTGTTGCGGGTCGAGGCGGAGGATGACACCGCGGCAGACGATATGTTCGTCACTCTTATGGGCGACATGGTTGAGCCGCGCAAGGCCTTCATCGAGAAACACGCGGCGGAGGTGCGCAACGTCGACACATGA
- the gyrA gene encoding DNA gyrase subunit A: MYTRNEKIVPIAIESEMKTSFMDYSMSVIVSRALPDVRDGLKPVHRRILYTMHELGLVHSRGFRKSAAVVGDTMGKYHPHGDSAIYDTLVRLAQPWSMRYPLVEGQGNFGSIDGDSPAAMRYTETRMEAITAQMLSDIEKETVNMVANYDGRLKEPTVLPSAIPNLLVNGSYGIAVGMATSCPPHNLTEVCDAIVYLIDHPEATSKDLMKFVKGPDFPGGGIICGRGGIAKAYRTGNGRVTVRARVNVETNKKTGKESLIVTELPYQVNKARLIESIADLVRAKKIDGISDLRDESDKDGMRVVIEIRKGDEPQVILNQLFKFTQLQDTASINLLALVNNSPRLLSLREMVYHYAEHRAEIVERRTRYDLDQAEKRAHILEGLLKAIDNIDEVIAIIRGSADAQDAQNALMKRFTFSEAQAGAILAMRLRRLTGLEREELEKEYAELLKEIERLRNILSSEKTIKAEVRREILETKQQYGDKRRTQILDEVSEFSVEDLIADEMMVVTVSNAGYIKRLPVSTYRKQRRGGKGITGMETKEEDFVRDLFIASTHQYMLFFSNAGRVYWRKVHELPRAGRTARGRAIVNLLELSGGELITACLPVRDLKEEGKNVFMVTKMGTVKKTILKAFSNPRATGIIAIDIDQGDELIDVQITNGDDNILLATAQGKAIRFPEKDVRSMGRTARGVVGIRMEKGDSVIGMSLAADESTVLTVTENGYGKRTKVGEYRLQHRGGQGIINIKTSERNGKVIGMLTVDDNDEIVLVSTDGIVMRCGVRGIRTIGRNTQGVKVMTPRPGAKVSAVAKAVAETKEQQITDVETAGTEAENGAGDSDTEEFTAPDEEE, from the coding sequence ATGTACACACGTAACGAGAAGATAGTTCCTATCGCAATCGAAAGCGAGATGAAGACGTCCTTCATGGATTATTCCATGAGCGTCATCGTCAGCCGTGCGTTGCCGGACGTGCGCGATGGCTTGAAGCCGGTCCATCGGCGGATTTTGTATACCATGCACGAGTTGGGGCTTGTGCACAGCCGGGGATTCCGGAAATCCGCCGCTGTAGTCGGCGACACCATGGGTAAATACCATCCACACGGCGACTCGGCCATTTACGATACGCTGGTTCGTCTGGCACAGCCATGGAGCATGCGTTACCCCCTTGTGGAGGGACAGGGCAATTTCGGCTCGATCGACGGCGACAGTCCGGCGGCCATGCGGTACACCGAAACACGCATGGAAGCAATCACCGCGCAGATGCTCTCGGACATCGAGAAAGAGACCGTCAATATGGTGGCCAACTACGACGGCCGCTTGAAAGAGCCGACCGTATTGCCGTCGGCCATACCCAACCTGCTGGTTAACGGCTCGTATGGAATCGCTGTCGGCATGGCCACGAGCTGCCCGCCCCATAACCTGACCGAAGTGTGTGACGCCATCGTGTACCTTATCGATCACCCCGAAGCCACAAGCAAGGACTTGATGAAGTTCGTCAAAGGCCCGGATTTCCCCGGCGGGGGGATCATATGCGGCCGCGGCGGCATTGCCAAGGCGTACAGGACGGGCAACGGCCGGGTCACAGTGCGGGCGCGTGTAAACGTCGAGACGAACAAGAAGACGGGCAAGGAGAGCCTCATTGTGACCGAGCTTCCGTATCAGGTCAACAAGGCTCGGTTAATTGAGAGCATCGCGGACCTGGTGCGCGCCAAGAAGATCGACGGGATTTCAGATCTTCGCGACGAATCCGATAAGGACGGCATGCGGGTCGTCATCGAGATTCGTAAGGGCGACGAGCCGCAGGTTATTCTCAACCAGTTGTTCAAGTTCACTCAGTTACAGGATACGGCCAGCATCAATCTGCTGGCCCTGGTCAACAATTCGCCGCGCCTCCTTTCCTTGCGGGAGATGGTGTATCACTACGCCGAGCACCGGGCGGAGATTGTTGAACGCCGCACCCGCTACGACCTGGACCAGGCCGAAAAGCGCGCACACATTCTGGAAGGCCTTCTGAAGGCCATCGACAACATCGACGAAGTCATCGCTATTATCCGGGGTTCCGCGGACGCACAAGACGCGCAGAACGCCTTGATGAAGCGGTTCACCTTCAGTGAGGCACAAGCCGGCGCCATCCTCGCCATGCGCCTGCGCCGTTTGACTGGCTTGGAGCGCGAGGAATTGGAGAAGGAATACGCGGAACTGCTCAAGGAGATCGAGCGGCTTCGCAACATCCTCTCGAGCGAAAAGACCATCAAGGCGGAGGTCCGGAGGGAGATTCTGGAGACAAAGCAACAGTACGGCGACAAACGGCGTACGCAGATCCTGGATGAGGTCTCTGAGTTCAGCGTGGAAGACCTGATCGCTGACGAGATGATGGTCGTAACCGTCTCGAATGCCGGCTACATCAAGCGGCTTCCCGTGAGCACGTACCGCAAACAACGGCGCGGCGGCAAAGGGATCACCGGGATGGAGACCAAGGAAGAGGACTTCGTCCGCGACCTGTTCATCGCGTCCACACACCAATACATGCTCTTTTTCAGCAATGCGGGACGCGTTTATTGGCGGAAGGTGCATGAGTTGCCGCGGGCCGGCCGCACGGCGCGCGGCCGCGCCATCGTGAACCTCCTCGAGTTGTCGGGGGGAGAACTCATTACCGCTTGTCTTCCCGTGCGCGACCTGAAGGAAGAGGGCAAGAACGTTTTCATGGTGACCAAGATGGGCACGGTGAAGAAGACGATTCTGAAGGCGTTCAGCAATCCTCGCGCGACAGGCATCATCGCCATCGATATTGACCAGGGCGACGAACTGATCGACGTGCAGATCACCAACGGCGACGACAACATCCTGCTCGCTACCGCTCAGGGGAAGGCAATCCGCTTCCCCGAAAAGGACGTCCGCTCCATGGGGCGTACCGCGCGCGGCGTCGTCGGCATTCGCATGGAAAAGGGCGATTCCGTTATTGGCATGTCGCTGGCCGCGGACGAGAGCACCGTCCTGACGGTTACCGAAAACGGATACGGCAAACGCACAAAGGTGGGCGAGTACCGGTTGCAGCACCGGGGCGGCCAGGGCATCATCAACATAAAGACCTCCGAACGAAACGGGAAGGTGATCGGAATGTTGACCGTCGATGACAACGACGAGATCGTACTGGTAAGCACCGATGGCATCGTGATGCGCTGCGGAGTCAGGGGTATCCGCACCATCGGCCGCAACACACAAGGCGTCAAAGTGATGACACCGCGTCCCGGCGCCAAGGTCAGCGCCGTGGCCAAAGCTGTTGCCGAGACCAAGGAACAGCAGATAACCGATGTCGAAACCGCCGGAACCGAAGCCGAAAACGGCGCCGGCGACAGCGATACCGAAGAATTCACCGCCCCAGACGAGGAAGAATAG